Part of the Natrarchaeobius halalkaliphilus genome is shown below.
GCGCGGGATACATCGGGATGGAACTCGCGAGCGTCTTCGCGAAGGTGGACACCGACGTGACGGTGATCGAGATGCTCGAGTCGATCCTGCCGGGCTACGACGACGACCTCAAGCGGCCGGTCAAACAGCGGGCGACCGAACTCGGTATCGAGTTCGAGTTCGGCTACACCGCCGCGGAGTGGCGAGAAGCCGACGACGGCGTTCGGGTCGTTGCCGAGCCCGCGGACCGGACGGCCGGCGACGACGAGGAGCCCGACCCCCTCGAACTCGAGGCCGAGGCCGTCCTCGTCGCCGTCGGCCGCGAACCCGTCTCGGATACGCTGGATCTCGAGGCGGCCGGCGTCGAGACGAACGACCGGGGATTCATCGAAACCGATTCGCGCGCACGCACGAACGTCGACCACATTTTCGCCGCCGGCGACGTCGCTGGCGAGCCGATGCTCGCTCACAAAGGGAGCATGGAGGGACAGGTCGCCACCGAGGTGATCGCGGGCGAACCCGCGGCGATCGATTACCAGGCGATGCCGGCGGTCGTCTTTACGGACCCCGAAATCGCGACCGTTGGACTCACCGAGACGGAGGCCAAAGAGGCCGGATTCGACCCCGTCGTCGGCCAGTTCCCGTTCCGCGCGAGCGGTCGGGCGCTGACGACGGGCGACGCCGAGGGGTTCGTCTCCGTCGTCGCAACCGAGTCGAAGGGATACCTCCTCGGCGCGAGCATCGTCGGCCCCGAAGCCTCGGAACTCGTCGCCGAACTCGGTCTCGCTATCGAACTCGGAGCGACGCTCGAGGACGTGGCGTCGACCGTCCACGCCCATCCGACGCTCTCCGAATCGGTGATGGAGGCCGCCGAGAACGCACTCGGACGCGCGATCCACACGCTGAA
Proteins encoded:
- the lpdA gene encoding dihydrolipoyl dehydrogenase, with amino-acid sequence MVVGDVTTGTDVLIVGAGPAGYVAAIRAGQLDLDVTLVEKDAYGGTCLNHGCIPSKALITATDVAHEAANAEEMGIHADPAIDLSGMVAWKDDVVDQLTSGVEKLCKANQVNLLEGTATFADENTVRVSHDGEGQGSETIEFEHAIVSTGSRPVEIPNFDFDDDPVLDSRQALSLTSVPDSLVVVGAGYIGMELASVFAKVDTDVTVIEMLESILPGYDDDLKRPVKQRATELGIEFEFGYTAAEWREADDGVRVVAEPADRTAGDDEEPDPLELEAEAVLVAVGREPVSDTLDLEAAGVETNDRGFIETDSRARTNVDHIFAAGDVAGEPMLAHKGSMEGQVATEVIAGEPAAIDYQAMPAVVFTDPEIATVGLTETEAKEAGFDPVVGQFPFRASGRALTTGDAEGFVSVVATESKGYLLGASIVGPEASELVAELGLAIELGATLEDVASTVHAHPTLSESVMEAAENALGRAIHTLNR